The proteins below come from a single Rhodanobacter sp. LX-99 genomic window:
- the ppc gene encoding phosphoenolpyruvate carboxylase codes for MESSREPEFLPPDGPLREDVSRLGAMVGRMLAEQGGTAFFERVEQVRTAAIRRRREGATVDDLAASLAGLDARDAEALARAFATYFQAVNTAERVHRIRRRRDYQREGSAPQPESLLDVLGRLKAEGVGADELVGWLDRLWIEPVFTAHPTEAVRRSLLEKEQAIVRSLIDGFDPQRTPQERKEDDDRIYMALSAGWQTAEASPVRPSVQDEREHVDFYLANPLYRIVPALYESLAQALQETYGVAIKLPRLLRFASWVGGDMDGNPNVGADTIAACLDSQRALVLERYREDVATLARQLSQTDSRVAASAALRARLADYRARFPAAAAQIRPRHADMPYRCLLQLVGARLALTSDESLDGYTSSDELLDDLQLVADSLFQHRGVHAGAYAVERLLCRVRSFGFHLARLDVRQDSRVHDDALATLLADPDWATRDSTARADRLRPYASGEAAFAHSADANAESLQAVFTTLRDSRQSHGHDATGLYIISMARSAADVLAVLALARRGGLVDAANDVPLNIAPLFETVDDLKNAPATLRALLDDPVYRRHLAARDDQQWVMLGYSDSGKDGGTLASRWGLQRAQVELLDVANAAGIHLAFFHGRGGSASRGGARITPALMSSPRGAVAGVLRVTEQGEVIHRKYGIRALALRNLEQTVGAVLRASLRPLESEPRAERWCELMDMLSAVSRKHYRAFVEREHFVDYFRSATPVDVIERMTLGSRPASRRSMRGVQDLRAIPWVFAWTQCRSILPGWYGLGSALEQGVQRFGEEALAEMARDWPFFCNLLDDVEMVLAKCDLDIAEAFSKLSGPLHDEFFGLIRDEFARTRRWLLQLKGSDVLLRGEPRLAASIRLRNPYVDPMSLLQVDLLQRWRAGERSDDAVLQALVACVNGVAQGLQNTG; via the coding sequence ATGGAATCAAGTCGCGAACCCGAGTTCCTGCCGCCCGACGGCCCGCTGCGCGAGGACGTCAGCCGGCTCGGCGCGATGGTCGGGCGGATGCTGGCCGAGCAGGGCGGCACGGCGTTCTTCGAGCGGGTCGAACAGGTGCGCACCGCGGCGATCCGCCGCCGTCGCGAAGGCGCCACGGTGGACGACCTGGCCGCCTCGCTGGCCGGTCTCGATGCCCGCGACGCCGAAGCGCTGGCACGCGCGTTCGCCACTTATTTCCAGGCGGTGAACACGGCCGAGCGGGTGCACCGCATTCGCCGTCGCCGCGACTACCAGCGCGAGGGCAGCGCGCCGCAGCCGGAGTCGCTGCTCGACGTGCTGGGCCGGCTGAAGGCCGAAGGCGTCGGCGCCGATGAACTGGTCGGCTGGCTCGACCGGCTGTGGATCGAGCCGGTGTTCACCGCGCACCCGACCGAGGCGGTGCGCCGCTCGCTGCTGGAGAAGGAACAGGCGATCGTGCGTTCGCTGATCGACGGCTTCGACCCGCAGCGCACGCCGCAGGAGCGCAAGGAGGACGACGACCGCATCTACATGGCGCTGTCCGCCGGCTGGCAGACCGCCGAGGCCTCGCCGGTGCGGCCCAGCGTGCAGGACGAACGCGAACACGTCGACTTCTACCTGGCCAACCCGTTGTACCGGATCGTGCCGGCGCTGTACGAATCGCTGGCGCAGGCGCTGCAGGAAACCTACGGCGTGGCGATCAAGCTGCCGCGGCTGCTGCGCTTCGCCAGCTGGGTCGGCGGCGACATGGACGGCAACCCGAACGTGGGCGCCGACACCATCGCCGCCTGCCTCGATTCGCAGCGCGCGCTGGTGCTGGAGCGCTATCGCGAGGACGTGGCCACGCTGGCGCGCCAGCTCAGCCAGACCGATAGCCGGGTCGCCGCATCGGCGGCGTTGCGCGCGCGGCTGGCGGACTACCGCGCACGCTTTCCCGCGGCCGCGGCGCAGATCCGTCCGCGCCATGCCGACATGCCGTATCGCTGCCTGCTGCAGCTGGTAGGCGCGCGGCTGGCGCTGACCAGTGACGAGTCACTGGACGGCTATACGTCCAGTGACGAATTGCTTGACGACCTGCAGCTGGTCGCCGACAGCCTGTTCCAGCATCGTGGCGTGCACGCCGGCGCCTACGCGGTGGAGCGCCTGCTGTGCCGCGTGCGCAGCTTCGGCTTCCACCTGGCGCGGCTGGACGTGCGGCAGGATTCGCGCGTGCACGACGACGCGCTGGCGACCCTGCTGGCCGATCCGGACTGGGCCACCCGCGACAGCACCGCACGTGCCGACCGGCTGCGCCCCTACGCCAGCGGCGAAGCCGCGTTTGCGCACAGCGCTGACGCGAATGCCGAGTCGCTGCAGGCGGTGTTCACCACCTTGCGCGACAGCCGCCAGAGCCACGGCCACGACGCCACCGGCCTGTACATCATCAGCATGGCGCGTTCGGCCGCCGACGTGCTGGCGGTGCTGGCGCTGGCGCGGCGCGGCGGGCTGGTCGATGCGGCGAACGACGTGCCGCTCAACATCGCGCCGCTGTTCGAGACCGTGGACGACCTGAAGAACGCGCCGGCCACCTTGCGCGCCCTGCTCGACGACCCGGTCTACCGCCGCCATCTCGCTGCCCGCGACGACCAGCAGTGGGTGATGCTCGGCTACTCCGACAGCGGCAAGGACGGCGGCACGCTGGCCTCGCGCTGGGGCCTGCAGCGCGCCCAGGTGGAGTTGCTGGACGTGGCGAATGCCGCCGGCATCCATCTCGCGTTCTTCCACGGCCGCGGCGGCTCGGCCAGCCGCGGCGGCGCGCGCATCACGCCGGCGCTGATGTCCTCGCCGCGTGGCGCGGTGGCCGGCGTGCTGCGGGTGACCGAGCAGGGCGAGGTGATCCACCGCAAGTACGGCATCCGCGCACTGGCGCTGCGCAACCTGGAGCAGACCGTGGGTGCGGTGCTGCGCGCGTCGCTGCGCCCGCTCGAGAGCGAGCCACGTGCGGAACGCTGGTGCGAGCTGATGGACATGCTCTCGGCGGTCAGCCGGAAGCACTATCGCGCCTTCGTCGAACGCGAACACTTCGTCGACTACTTCCGAAGCGCCACACCGGTCGACGTGATCGAGCGGATGACCCTGGGTTCGCGTCCGGCCAGCCGTCGCAGCATGCGCGGCGTGCAGGACTTGCGCGCGATCCCGTGGGTGTTCGCCTGGACCCAGTGCCGCTCGATCCTGCCCGGCTGGTACGGTCTCGGCAGCGCGCTGGAGCAGGGCGTGCAGCGGTTCGGCGAAGAAGCGCTGGCGGAGATGGCGCGCGACTGGCCGTTCTTCTGCAACCTGCTGGACGACGTGGAGATGGTGCTGGCGAAGTGCGACCTGGACATCGCCGAGGCGTTCTCGAAACTCTCCGGCCCGCTGCACGACGAATTCTTCGGCCTGATCCGCGACGAATTCGCGCGTACCCGCCGTTGGCTGCTGCAGTTGAAGGGCAGCGACGTCCTGCTGCGCGGCGAGCCGCGCCTGGCCGCATCGATCCGCCTGCGCAACCCCTACGTCGATCCGATGAGCCTGCTGCAGGTCGACCTGCTGCAGCGCTGGCGCGCCGGCGAGCGCAGCGACGACGCCGTGCTGCAGGCGCTGGTCGCCTGCGTCAACGGCGTCGCGCAGGGTTTGCAGAACACCGGCTGA
- the ahcY gene encoding adenosylhomocysteinase encodes MNAALKENHHDYKIRDLSLADWGRKELDIAEHEMPGLMSIRKKHAATLPLKGVRVTGSLHMTIQTAVLIETLKDIGADVRWASCNIFSTQDHAAAAIAATGTPVFAWKGETLEEYWDCTLDALSFPDGKGGFLGPQLVVDDGGDVTLLIHKGYELENGSKWVDEKASSHEEQVIKNLLKRVAVERPGYWHTVVKDWKGVSEETTTGVHRLYQLAEAKSLLIPAINVNDSVTKSKFDNLYGCRESLADGLKRAMDVMLAGKVAVVCGYGDVGKGCAHSLRAYGSRVVVTEIDPINALQAAMEGFEVNTVESTLGWGDIYVTTTGNKDVLTLDHLKSMKDQAIVCNIGHFDNEIQVDALNAMAGVEKINIKPQVDKYVFPDGRAIFLLAEGRLVNLGCATGHPSFVMSNSFSNQTLAQIDLWANKDKYEAKVYILPKKLDEEVARLHLEKIGVKLTTLTPTQAAYLGVPVEGPYKPDHYRY; translated from the coding sequence ATGAACGCCGCATTGAAAGAAAACCACCACGACTACAAGATCCGCGACCTCTCGCTGGCCGACTGGGGCCGCAAGGAGCTGGACATCGCCGAGCACGAGATGCCGGGCCTGATGTCGATCCGCAAGAAGCACGCCGCCACCTTGCCGCTGAAGGGCGTGCGCGTGACCGGCTCGCTGCACATGACGATCCAGACCGCGGTGCTGATCGAGACGCTGAAGGACATCGGCGCCGACGTGCGCTGGGCCTCGTGCAACATCTTCTCCACGCAGGACCACGCCGCCGCCGCGATCGCCGCGACCGGCACGCCGGTGTTCGCCTGGAAGGGCGAGACGCTGGAAGAGTACTGGGACTGCACGCTGGACGCGCTGTCCTTCCCCGACGGCAAGGGCGGCTTCCTTGGGCCCCAACTGGTGGTCGACGACGGCGGCGACGTGACGCTGCTGATCCACAAGGGCTACGAGCTGGAGAACGGCAGCAAGTGGGTGGACGAGAAGGCTTCCTCGCATGAGGAGCAGGTAATCAAGAACCTGCTGAAGCGCGTTGCCGTCGAGCGTCCCGGTTACTGGCACACCGTGGTGAAGGACTGGAAGGGCGTCTCCGAGGAGACCACCACCGGCGTGCACCGCCTGTACCAGCTGGCCGAGGCGAAGTCGCTGCTGATCCCCGCGATCAACGTCAACGACTCGGTGACCAAGAGCAAGTTCGACAACCTGTACGGCTGCCGCGAGTCGCTGGCCGATGGCCTGAAGCGCGCGATGGACGTGATGCTGGCCGGCAAGGTGGCCGTGGTCTGCGGCTATGGCGACGTCGGCAAGGGCTGTGCGCATTCGCTGCGTGCCTACGGCTCGCGCGTTGTCGTGACCGAGATCGACCCGATCAACGCGCTGCAGGCGGCGATGGAAGGCTTCGAGGTCAACACCGTCGAATCCACTCTCGGCTGGGGCGACATCTACGTCACCACCACCGGCAACAAGGACGTGCTGACGCTGGATCACCTGAAGTCGATGAAGGACCAGGCGATCGTCTGCAACATCGGCCACTTCGACAACGAGATCCAGGTCGACGCGCTGAACGCGATGGCCGGCGTCGAGAAGATCAACATCAAGCCGCAGGTGGACAAGTACGTCTTCCCGGACGGCCGCGCGATCTTCCTGCTCGCCGAAGGCCGCCTGGTGAATCTCGGCTGCGCCACCGGCCACCCGAGCTTCGTGATGTCCAACTCGTTCTCCAACCAGACCCTGGCGCAGATCGACCTGTGGGCGAACAAGGACAAGTACGAGGCCAAGGTCTACATCCTGCCGAAGAAGCTCGACGAGGAAGTCGCGCGCCTGCACCTGGAGAAGATCGGCGTGAAGCTGACCACGCTCACCCCGACCCAGGCCGCCTACCTCGGCGTGCCGGTGGAAGGCCCGTACAAGCCGGATCACTACCGCTACTGA
- a CDS encoding MurR/RpiR family transcriptional regulator produces MSPKPSSADRRLFSQLRSEMERMTASERVIANFLLTNRQAVPFETANSLAAKLAISAATVGRFCRRLGYRNFRELKAAFKFDVAVAPWPIGEGLRSMLQTGGGEPALQRDLDLTIAGIIEVYRRAETREWQDIVARLAHCSTLHIVGFQTERGLAAHFASFLQYVRPRVRVADLATGSFSEVLLDGTDKDCVVIVETRRYSRQAQLLARHCRQRGLPLVMITDKYCHWASEYTPHILALPTESGIFWGTTVPIHAALALLVNGVVLALGDRVEQRLAHVSDLYQEFVGHVGKPGRGQRKKGGDIEP; encoded by the coding sequence ATGTCGCCAAAGCCAAGCAGCGCCGACCGGCGATTGTTCAGCCAGCTTCGCAGTGAAATGGAGCGGATGACCGCGTCCGAACGGGTGATCGCGAACTTCCTGCTCACCAACCGGCAGGCGGTGCCGTTCGAGACTGCCAACTCGCTAGCCGCCAAGCTAGCCATCAGCGCCGCGACGGTGGGCCGGTTCTGCCGTCGCCTCGGCTACCGGAACTTCCGCGAGCTGAAGGCGGCTTTCAAGTTCGACGTGGCCGTCGCGCCATGGCCGATCGGCGAAGGCCTGCGCTCGATGCTGCAGACCGGCGGCGGCGAGCCGGCACTGCAACGCGACCTGGACCTGACCATCGCCGGCATCATCGAGGTCTACCGCCGCGCGGAAACGCGCGAATGGCAGGATATCGTCGCGCGTCTGGCGCACTGCTCGACACTGCACATCGTGGGATTCCAGACCGAGCGCGGGCTTGCGGCCCACTTCGCCAGTTTCCTGCAATACGTGCGCCCGCGGGTGCGGGTGGCCGATCTGGCTACCGGAAGCTTCTCGGAGGTGCTGCTCGACGGCACCGACAAGGATTGCGTCGTGATCGTGGAGACGCGCCGCTACTCGCGCCAGGCACAGCTGCTCGCCCGTCATTGCCGGCAACGCGGGCTGCCGCTGGTGATGATCACCGACAAGTATTGCCACTGGGCCAGCGAGTACACGCCGCACATCCTGGCATTGCCGACGGAAAGCGGGATTTTCTGGGGCACCACCGTTCCGATCCACGCAGCACTGGCGCTGCTGGTCAACGGCGTGGTTCTCGCGCTCGGCGACCGCGTGGAGCAACGCCTGGCCCACGTCTCCGACCTCTACCAGGAATTCGTCGGCCACGTCGGGAAACCCGGGCGCGGGCAGCGCAAGAAGGGCGGCGACATCGAGCCTTGA
- a CDS encoding amino acid permease, with product MKEKLQSVDDDESGLARTLGPLQLTMIGVGCVIGAGIFVMTGTAAATHAGPAVVLSFVAAAIACGFTAFCYAELAGTMPLSGSSYSYALLTFGRFTAWCAGWLLLLEYGIAAATVAVGFAGYAVALLDQFGLHLPASITTPMLDFRSDGGTNRLQFGGGVNLVAAGAILVVTAVLLRGVTQSFAFNTAIVLLKMAALVAFVLVGIAFVDPANLTPFVPPARGDFEFGWPGVLRGASAIFFAYVGFETVSTSAAEARNPQRDLPIGIFMTLAVCTVLYMAVAAVMTGIVPYARLGVADPIAVAVDAMQLPMFGIAVKSAAVIGLLSVLLTSIYGQTRIFYAMARDRMLPPVFARIDGRTRTPQVGTIYTGVAMALLAACLPISLLGDLISLGTAVAFAIVCAAVMRLRVVEPDRPRSFRVPLGGIRVRGWWIGIIPALGIAFAALMGLPLLIDMVLRATRGDVLPLAIVGGYFAAGLIIYVAYVRSR from the coding sequence ATGAAAGAAAAATTGCAATCGGTGGATGACGACGAATCGGGGCTGGCGCGCACGCTCGGCCCGCTCCAGTTGACGATGATCGGTGTCGGCTGCGTCATCGGCGCCGGCATCTTCGTGATGACCGGCACCGCGGCGGCGACCCATGCCGGGCCGGCGGTGGTGCTGTCGTTCGTGGCGGCGGCGATCGCCTGCGGATTCACCGCGTTCTGCTATGCCGAGCTTGCCGGCACGATGCCGTTGTCCGGTTCGAGCTATTCGTATGCGTTGCTCACGTTTGGCCGCTTCACCGCGTGGTGCGCCGGCTGGCTGCTGCTGCTCGAGTACGGCATTGCCGCGGCGACTGTCGCGGTCGGCTTCGCCGGCTACGCGGTGGCGTTGCTCGACCAGTTCGGTCTGCACCTGCCGGCGTCGATCACCACGCCGATGCTCGACTTCCGCTCCGACGGCGGCACCAATCGCCTGCAGTTCGGCGGCGGCGTCAACCTCGTCGCCGCCGGCGCGATCCTGGTGGTGACGGCTGTCCTGTTGCGCGGGGTGACGCAGTCGTTCGCGTTCAACACGGCCATCGTGCTGCTCAAGATGGCTGCGCTGGTCGCCTTCGTGCTGGTCGGCATCGCCTTCGTCGACCCGGCCAACCTCACGCCGTTCGTGCCGCCGGCGCGGGGCGATTTCGAGTTCGGCTGGCCCGGCGTGCTGCGCGGCGCCTCGGCGATCTTTTTCGCCTACGTCGGCTTCGAGACCGTGTCCACGAGCGCGGCCGAGGCGCGCAACCCCCAGCGCGACTTGCCGATCGGCATCTTCATGACGCTGGCGGTCTGCACGGTGCTGTACATGGCCGTCGCCGCGGTGATGACCGGCATCGTGCCCTACGCCCGGCTCGGCGTCGCCGACCCGATTGCGGTCGCCGTCGACGCGATGCAGTTGCCGATGTTCGGCATTGCGGTCAAGTCCGCCGCGGTGATCGGCCTGCTTTCGGTGCTGCTGACGTCGATCTACGGACAGACCCGTATCTTCTACGCGATGGCGCGCGATCGCATGCTGCCGCCGGTGTTCGCCCGGATCGACGGCAGGACGCGCACGCCGCAGGTCGGCACCATCTATACCGGCGTGGCCATGGCGCTGCTCGCGGCGTGCCTGCCGATCAGCCTGCTCGGCGACCTGATCAGCCTCGGCACGGCGGTCGCGTTCGCGATCGTTTGCGCGGCGGTCATGCGCCTGCGCGTGGTCGAGCCCGATCGCCCGCGTTCGTTCCGGGTGCCGCTGGGCGGCATCCGCGTGCGTGGCTGGTGGATCGGCATCATTCCGGCACTCGGCATCGCCTTCGCCGCGCTGATGGGCTTGCCGCTGCTGATCGACATGGTGCTGCGCGCAACGCGCGGCGACGTGCTGCCGCTGGCGATCGTCGGCGGTTATTTCGCGGCCGGCCTGATCATCTACGTGGCCTACGTGCGGTCGCGCTGA
- the dgcA gene encoding N-acetyl-D-Glu racemase DgcA, with product MQTEVRHERWELAAPFVIAHETYLHADVIVATLSCDGAVGRGECTPTAFYGESVGGVMETVRELLARLARGESWDRIHDRVPAGAARNAVDCAFWDLRAKLAKRRVWELAGVPAPGQVRTAQTISVGEAAQQADKARAIVATDGDGALIKLKLDAHDIVARVAAVRDAAPAATLIIDANESWDPVLLDGVMPALQAAHVAMVEQPLPVGKDDALARIERRVPVCADESAHVSADLDALRGRYDLVNVKLDKTGGLTEALRMTARARQLGFGLMVGCMEGTSLGMAPATLVAGAARFVDLDGPLLIGRDRDPGLHYQRGLVSPPSAALWG from the coding sequence ATGCAGACCGAGGTTCGCCACGAACGCTGGGAGCTCGCCGCGCCATTCGTCATCGCGCACGAGACCTACCTGCATGCCGACGTCATCGTGGCAACGCTGTCGTGCGATGGCGCCGTCGGCCGCGGCGAATGCACGCCCACCGCGTTCTACGGCGAGAGCGTGGGCGGCGTGATGGAGACCGTGCGAGAACTGCTCGCCCGCCTCGCCCGCGGCGAGTCATGGGACCGCATCCACGATCGCGTGCCAGCCGGCGCCGCGCGCAACGCGGTCGACTGTGCGTTCTGGGATCTGCGCGCGAAACTGGCGAAGCGGCGTGTCTGGGAACTGGCCGGCGTCCCCGCCCCGGGCCAGGTGCGCACCGCGCAGACCATCAGCGTGGGCGAAGCGGCGCAGCAGGCGGACAAGGCGCGCGCGATCGTCGCCACCGACGGCGATGGCGCCCTGATCAAGCTGAAACTCGATGCACACGACATCGTCGCCCGCGTCGCGGCCGTGCGCGACGCCGCTCCGGCCGCGACCCTGATCATCGACGCGAATGAATCCTGGGACCCGGTGCTGCTCGACGGCGTCATGCCTGCGCTGCAGGCCGCGCATGTCGCGATGGTCGAGCAGCCGCTGCCCGTGGGCAAGGACGACGCGCTGGCACGGATCGAACGCCGCGTGCCGGTCTGCGCCGACGAATCGGCCCACGTCAGCGCCGACCTCGACGCGCTGCGCGGCCGCTACGACCTGGTCAACGTGAAGCTGGACAAGACCGGTGGCCTGACCGAGGCGCTGCGCATGACTGCCCGCGCGCGCCAGCTCGGTTTCGGGTTGATGGTGGGCTGCATGGAAGGGACGTCGCTCGGCATGGCGCCAGCGACGCTCGTCGCCGGCGCTGCACGCTTTGTCGACCTCGATGGCCCGCTCCTCATCGGTCGTGACCGCGACCCGGGCCTGCACTACCAGCGCGGCCTCGTCTCGCCACCCAGCGCGGCGCTGTGGGGTTGA
- a CDS encoding D-aminoacylase encodes MTNRTLISLLLIAPLVVLPAGHAAAADFIVRHAVVVDGTGAAARQVDVRVADGRIAAIGELAPQRGEPVVDARGLVLAPGFIDTHSHHDRGLDSQLDALPVTSQGVTTIVIGQDGFSQEPIADLFRRYDATPAAINIASYAGHNSLREKVMGVDASHAATPAQVQAMRQLLAADMKAGALGLSTGLEYDSGLYSTRAEVLALADAAAPYGGRYISHMRSEDRKVWDALDELLAIGREAKIPVQVSHAKLAMTDWWGQADRFLGMLDKARAEGVDATLDVYPYDSWHSELIVLWPERDFGNRATAEFVLKHLSPADGLRLSQFKPEPDLVGKSVADIARLRGTDDADTVMALIRESEAAHSTAQVISRSMDERDIAKFIAWPQANICSDGSLDGLHPRGYGTFPRVLRMYVREKKTLTLEQAVHKMTGLAAQHMGLRDRGHIRVGAAADLVLFDPRTVADRATYEKPHELSVGIARVWVNGIVVLVDGKATGAHPGQVLRRQEAG; translated from the coding sequence ATGACGAACCGAACACTGATCTCGCTGCTGCTGATCGCACCGCTGGTCGTGTTGCCAGCCGGCCATGCAGCAGCGGCCGACTTCATCGTGCGCCATGCCGTCGTCGTCGACGGCACCGGCGCCGCGGCCCGGCAGGTCGACGTGCGCGTCGCCGACGGCCGCATCGCCGCCATCGGCGAACTCGCACCGCAACGCGGCGAACCGGTGGTCGACGCCCGCGGGCTGGTGCTCGCGCCGGGGTTCATCGACACCCACAGCCACCACGACCGCGGCCTCGACAGCCAGCTCGACGCGCTGCCGGTGACCAGCCAGGGCGTCACCACGATCGTCATCGGCCAGGACGGCTTCTCGCAGGAGCCGATCGCCGATCTGTTCCGCCGCTACGACGCCACGCCGGCGGCGATCAACATCGCCTCGTACGCGGGCCACAACTCGCTGCGCGAGAAGGTGATGGGTGTCGACGCCAGCCACGCGGCGACGCCAGCGCAGGTGCAGGCGATGCGCCAGCTGCTCGCCGCCGACATGAAGGCCGGCGCGCTCGGCCTGTCGACCGGCCTTGAATACGACTCGGGCCTCTACTCCACGCGCGCCGAGGTGCTCGCGCTCGCCGACGCGGCCGCACCCTACGGTGGCCGCTACATCAGCCACATGCGCAGCGAGGACCGCAAGGTCTGGGATGCGCTCGACGAACTGCTGGCGATCGGCCGCGAGGCGAAGATCCCGGTGCAGGTCAGCCACGCCAAGCTGGCGATGACCGACTGGTGGGGCCAGGCCGACCGCTTCCTGGGCATGCTCGACAAGGCGCGCGCCGAAGGCGTCGACGCGACGCTCGACGTCTATCCCTACGACAGCTGGCACAGCGAGTTGATCGTGCTGTGGCCCGAGCGCGACTTCGGCAACCGCGCGACCGCCGAATTCGTGCTCAAGCACCTCTCCCCGGCCGATGGCCTGCGCCTGTCGCAGTTCAAGCCCGAACCGGACCTGGTCGGCAAGAGCGTGGCCGATATCGCGCGCCTGCGCGGCACCGACGACGCGGATACGGTGATGGCCCTGATCCGCGAATCGGAAGCGGCCCACAGCACCGCGCAGGTCATCAGCCGCAGCATGGACGAGCGCGACATCGCGAAGTTCATCGCCTGGCCGCAGGCGAACATCTGTTCCGACGGCAGCCTCGACGGCCTGCACCCGCGCGGCTACGGCACGTTCCCGCGCGTGCTGCGCATGTACGTGCGCGAGAAGAAGACGCTGACGCTCGAGCAGGCCGTGCACAAGATGACCGGGCTGGCGGCGCAACACATGGGCTTGCGCGACCGCGGCCATATCCGCGTCGGCGCGGCGGCCGACCTCGTCCTGTTCGATCCGCGCACGGTGGCCGACCGCGCCACCTACGAGAAGCCGCACGAGCTGTCGGTCGGCATCGCGCGCGTATGGGTCAACGGCATCGTGGTCCTCGTCGACGGCAAGGCGACCGGCGCCCATCCGGGCCAGGTGCTGCGCCGCCAGGAGGCAGGTTGA
- a CDS encoding DUF1611 domain-containing protein has product MQIAAPYLLFLGNTPHRLDAKTASGILDWRPELCAGQCRLDADTVDLGLPDMTPAAAAAAGVRTLVIGVATFGGALDETWIDTLLAAIHAGLDIASGMHARLGENPRIAEAARLAGVRLFDVRHADAHFDVGSGRKRSGRRMLMVGVDCAVGKKYAALAIHRALARRGMAADFRATGQTGILIAGAGVAIDAVVADFAAGAAEALSPDNEPGHWDVIEGQGSLFHPAYAGVSLALLHGSQPDALVLCHDPRRTHIDGYPDYPLPTLAACIAANEQAARLTNPAARCIAVALNTHGMSESQRADAFARAHGETGLVVFDPIATGADAVVDTLLAEAREFPQASPRTPGDHP; this is encoded by the coding sequence ATGCAGATCGCCGCCCCCTACCTGCTTTTCCTCGGCAACACCCCGCATCGCCTCGACGCCAAGACGGCCAGCGGCATTCTCGACTGGCGCCCGGAACTGTGCGCCGGGCAATGCCGGCTCGATGCCGACACGGTCGACCTCGGCCTGCCTGACATGACGCCGGCCGCCGCCGCCGCCGCCGGCGTACGCACGCTGGTGATCGGCGTGGCCACCTTCGGCGGTGCGCTCGACGAGACGTGGATCGACACCCTGCTGGCCGCGATCCACGCCGGCCTCGACATCGCCAGCGGCATGCATGCACGCCTCGGCGAGAATCCGCGGATCGCCGAGGCCGCGCGCCTGGCCGGCGTGCGGCTGTTCGACGTGCGCCACGCCGACGCGCATTTCGACGTCGGCTCCGGCCGCAAGCGCAGCGGCCGCCGGATGCTGATGGTCGGCGTCGATTGCGCGGTCGGCAAGAAGTACGCCGCGCTGGCCATCCACCGCGCCTTGGCGCGCCGCGGCATGGCCGCCGATTTTCGCGCGACCGGGCAAACCGGCATCCTCATCGCCGGCGCCGGCGTCGCGATCGACGCGGTCGTCGCCGATTTCGCCGCCGGCGCGGCCGAAGCGCTGTCGCCCGACAACGAGCCCGGGCACTGGGACGTGATCGAAGGCCAGGGCTCGCTGTTCCACCCGGCCTATGCCGGCGTCAGCCTCGCCCTGCTGCACGGCTCGCAGCCGGACGCGCTGGTGCTGTGCCACGACCCGCGGCGCACCCACATCGACGGCTATCCGGACTATCCGCTGCCGACGCTCGCCGCCTGCATCGCCGCCAACGAACAGGCCGCGCGCCTGACCAACCCCGCCGCACGCTGCATCGCCGTCGCGCTCAACACGCACGGCATGAGCGAAAGCCAGCGCGCGGACGCGTTCGCCCGCGCGCACGGGGAAACCGGGCTCGTCGTCTTCGACCCGATCGCGACCGGTGCCGACGCGGTCGTCGACACGCTGCTCGCGGAAGCGCGCGAATTTCCGCAAGCCAGTCCACGCACCCCGGGGGATCACCCATGA